The genome window CCCTCGGAATCCACATCCACGGCCAGCAGGATCCCCAGCTTGGCGGCGTTGCGGGAGGGGGCCAGGCAGAGCAGACGATCCTGCAGGCAGCGCGCCTCCAGCCAGGCAACGTTCTCCATGGAGTAGGCCAGGGGGTCGGCGGCCATCAGGAAGATGTCCATCTTCTCGCCCAGGCGCCGGAAGGCATGGGGAAAGTCCTCGGGACGGTCGATGCGCTCGCCCA of Thermodesulfobacteriota bacterium contains these proteins:
- a CDS encoding ABC transporter substrate binding protein produces the protein GERIDRPEDFPHAFRRLGEKMDIFLMAADPLAYSMENVAWLEARCLQDRLLCLAPSRNAAKLGILLAVDVDSEGIGDQAAALVSRILDHGENPAAIGVVPPLGTRLILNMRTAQRIGLPVQSQLLSVVSEVIAP